Within the Paenibacillus sp. AN1007 genome, the region TGAATGCGGCTACACCAAGAGCAGGTACCAACTTTGAGCTGGACGCGATTGCAGCCTGCTTCATCGGTGGAGCTTCAGCTTCGGGAGGGATTGGAACCGTATTTGGCGCCATCATCGGTGGTCTGGTTATGGGCGTGCTGAACAACGGAATGTCCCTGATTGGTCTCGGTATCGACTGGCAGCAGGGAATCAAGGGCTTGGTGCTGCTGCTGGCGGTGGCATTTGATATCTATAATAAAAACAAAAGAGCGGCTTAATATTATAGATGTAAAATATAAAATATACTGAATGTAACGTTTACTAAAGGTAAATATAACGAAATTTAATATGGATTTAGCGAAAAGGCTTGGCAAATGCCAAGCCTTTTTTGTCTTTATTTTGGAACAGCAATCCATAATGTCCATGAATCTTTTTCAATAATTGGAGTTGTACTGTTTTTAAGTTTGCTGTTAATAAATACAATCAGCTCGCCAAGCTCATGGTCTGTCAATTCATGAAGAATCGAGCGTCCAGTCCGCTGCGCCAGATCTTTATTTAATGCAGCCAGGTTCTGGTGAACACATCTGGTTTCCCAAAGCTGCACGGTTCTAACGATCATGAATCCATTGGAATCAAGCGATCTCTGGACCTCATGGGCTTCGTGCCGACGTGAGCGTTCCATGCCAATCAATTCAGGATACTTCTCAAAGAAGTAACCTCTCATGTTATGTTCGTCTCCTGGGAGTAAACAGTCTTCAGGTGTTCTGTCTTGGATGATGAACACACCATTGTTTTTCAGGATACGTTTTGCTTCTTGAAAACAGCTGTCTAAATCTTGCAAATGATGTATGAGCGCTCTTTCCAAGACGATATCAAAAGTATGGTCTGGAAGTCCCGAGTTGTAGGCGTTCCCCTGCTGCAATGTGACATTGCTCAAATTCTCACAATGCCGAGCAGCCCCTTTTAACATCTCATCTGAAAAATCTACACCCGTCACATGTGCAGCTCCTGAGTTTGCTAAAGCTCGGGTATAAATTCCTCCGCCGCAGCCGATATCAACAATCTCTTTCCCCGATACATCCACATACTCCTGAAGCAAAGAGAGCCATGATGCATCCGCAGTTCTGGTCGTATACGTCATTCTGTTGCGTTGATCGTGAAAATTGATGGGCACATTACCACCTCTTGTTTCATTGTGTGAAACGTAGTTTCAATAAATGATATATCTTACGATACCATATTATTCTTTTTGGTCAAGAGGTTCCAGCCCATATCCAAGTTTCTTACCTATAGACAGCTCGGTGTAAATTAAGCCTTGCACCGTTTTATCTACATCAGCGCACCTATGAAACGGGTGGCAATTCCAAAGTAGATAAACAGTGAAAGAATATCGTTCAGTGTTGTAATTAAAGGACCGGATGCAACAGCAGGATCAACCTTGAAGCGGCTGAGCAGCAGCGGAATGCAGGTGCCTGTCAGTGTGCCGATGATCAACGTGAAGAACAGGGATACACCGATAATCATACCGAGCAGCCAGTCCCCTTGCCAGAAATAAGCAATTACTGTAATCAGCAGACCGCAGACAAGGCCGATCATTGTACCCACTTTAATCTCTCGTCCAATTAAAGCCAGCACAGTTGATCTGTCGAGCTTGCGTCCAATAAGTCCGCGTACGACGACAGCGAGGGACTGAGTCCCCGTATTTCCCGTCATTCCGGCAATCATAGGCATGAAAAATGCGAGAGCAACGACCTGATTCAATGTATCTTCAAAAAAATCGACAATGCTTCCCGAAATCAATCCGATCAATAACAGTAAAATGAGCCAGGGCAGTCTGCGTCTGACCGCGACCAGCGGTTTGGTATCAAAATCAATATCCTTGCCGCCGCCGCCCATTTTGGCAAGGTCTTCGCTGGCCTCATGCATAATGATGTCAATGACGTCATCCATTTGGATAATCCCGCACAGCCGATTGTTCTCATCCACCACCGGAAGGGCAATGAACTCGTAACGCTCGCAGCAGTTGTGCCGCTTCTTCCTGATCCATATCTACGGTCGCGTGAATAACCCTCCTGGTCATTAACTCTTCAACCTTGGTTTTGTCGTCAGCCAAGGCGAGGGATCGATAACTAACGACACCAGCCAGCTTACCCTCATCGTCGACAACATAGAGATAACTGGAGGCGGATAGATGTAGTGTACCTTGCGACTGTCTAAGCGCTTCCTTCGCTGTATCGTGAGTGAACAAGGTACGATAGCGGTCTGTCATAATTCGTCCGGCCGTTTCCGGCGGATAGCTGAGTACAGACCGAATAATGGCGGAGTGATCCAGGTTCATGCTGGACAGCAATTCTTCCCTGCGCTTCGCTGGCAGATCGTGCATGAATCGGATAAGGTCACTTTTATCCATCTGCTGCATGACTTCCAATGTACGTTCTGGTCCAAGCCTTTCAAAAAGTTCGGCCTGTTCATGCAGCTTCAGATTTTCGGCTAAATCAGCAAGAATATCCGGTTTGAACAGAAGAAGAAAACGATTTTTATCGTCTTCAGGGAACTTTTTATAGATGAGTGAAAGATCATAGGGACGCAGCTCCTTCACGAGTTTATAGAATTCCGGCAGATTCTGAGACTGCACGTGCTGCTTGAGCTGCTCGGTGATTTCCTCTACGGAAAGCTCTTTGTTGGTCTGTGACCCTTTCATATCGACACTCCTTTTCTGTAAGATGGGCTCCATATTTTTAAACGAAAAGGGCCTGCAGCTAAACAACCGTACATGCATAGGGAGAAGCAGGATGTTGAAATCTTGCTTAAACATTCGACATAGGCTTACAAATGGAAGCGCTCAGGATATACTTGTTCTACAGCAGCAAATGAGGAGGTCGTGTGTATTGGAAACAGAGATTCGAACACAATTGCTCAGCCTGGCTGAGCCGGAATACCAAAAATTCTCAGCTTCTCTCATCCCGAATATTACAAATGTTTTGGGTGTGCGGCTGCCCGCTATCCGCAAAATAGCTAAACAGATTGCCGCGGAAGACTGGCGTACGTACCTGGATACGGCGAAGGATGAATTTTTTGAGGAGGTTATGCTGCAGGCAATGGTTATTGGTCATGCACAGGCGGATTTACATGAGCTGCTGACAAGAATTGCCGCGTTTGTGCCCAAGATTGACAATTGGTCGGTGTGTGACAGCTTCTGTGCCGGACTGAAATATACCAAAGTGCATCCCGAAGCGATGTGGAACTTCATTCAGCCCTACCTGCGGTCAGATCAAGAATACGAAATCCGGTTTGGTGTGGTGATGCTGCTGAATTTTTATCTGGAAGAGCCTTATATTCATCAGGTTTTACCTTTACTTGATCAGATTAAACATGAGGCATATTATGTGAAAATGGCTGTAGCTTGGGCCATCTCGATCGCTTATGTGAAACAGCCCGAGGCTGTTATGCCGTATTTGAAGCAAAATACGCTTGACGATTTTACGTACAATAAGGCTCTCCAGAAGATTATAGAATCGTACCGGGTGACGCCAGAGGATAAGCAATTGATGCGAAGCATGAAACGTAAGGTGAACAGACAGACACAAAAAACGGCTGACGTAATCGCGGGAAAAAAGAAGGTGAATATGGGATGAGACAAAAGATAATGTATGCCAATATACAGCTGGACGGACGCCCATGGAGTCTGCTTGCAACCGAAAAGGGAGTGTGCAGGATCGTGATGCCCAATGAAAAACTGGAGGATTGGACTGGCTGGATTAGTAAAATTGCACCAGGCACTGCACTCGAAGAGAATGAGCAGGCATTAAAGCGGACTGGAATGATGGACTGGCTGGTGTCTTATTTTGCAGGAGAAAAGACAGTCTATACGGAGGACATCCCGCTCGACCTGATTGGCACGCCGTTTCAGCAGCAGGTGTGGAAGGCACTCGGGTATGTGCCCTATGGACAGACACGTACGTATGGAGATATCGCTGCAGTGATCGGCAGACCTTCAGCTGTACGTGCTGTAGGTGCGGCAAATGGGGCCAATCCGATTCCCGTATTACTTCCATGTCACCGCATTATCGGTGCTAATCGCAAGCTGACGGGTTTTCGCGGCGGACTGGAGATGAAGCGCAGGCTGCTGGATATTGAACATATTGAAGGCGTGGCAGACGGAGGGCATGCGAGATTTGATTTTTGATATAGAATGCTCCTCCTGTTTGAGTTGGAATTTTCTCTTTATTTGTAATGTTACAAGTGAATTGTAAAAGAGATGTGGTATAAATCTATCTGTGACATGTATATTTATTACAGGTAAAGAGAAGTACATACATCAAAGAAAAAACAGCCGCGCCGCGCCTTCATTGTATAACACCCGGGAATTTCTATTTCATGAGAGGAGATGATGTGATGTCGTACGTTTCGCAGAAATCTCACCCGAATCGTACAAAACGCTGGATGATCCGAATTGGAATTTTTATAGTTATTCAAATCATCTTTATGGTTATTGACGGTACGTTCCTGGAACCCAAGTTAAATGATAGTAACAATGTATTTACTGAAATGCTTAAGGGGATATTGCAATCAAGATTGCTTAATGAATGGGTTGCTCCTTATTCCTTTCCTTTGTTTAATTTAGTTCTGATCGTTCACGCTGCTGCTTTATTGCTTCAAGCTGCGGCAGAGATGATCTCAGCTGTTCTCAAAAAAAGATAAACACAGGCACTGTGGTCAAATACAAATGTGAATGTAAATGCTGAATGAAATCAAAAACAAGCTGGTTTTCGGTTTAACGAAAGCTGGCTCGTCTTTTTTTTTATTAGGTATATGCAGTCTTCATATGTCTATCTTTATATTCTCCTTTATTTATATGACAAAATAAGACAGGGGATTGTCGATTTACTGTGAGGAGTGTCGTTTTTTATTTGGCGCTTTCGAGGATTTAATGGGCAATTATGGTATATTTCTATATTGGATTGTGATACAATAGTGGAAAATATATGTAAATATAGATTAAGTAATTTATTGAAAGTTTAAGGCATAACATAGGGGATGAAAGATAGTCTCTTGCTTTGACTGCATATAATAGAGTGAAATGTACATTTTATGAGAACATAAGAGGAAGCTGCAGCTTGGAAACAGCACATCATCCGTGACATGATATATTTAAGAGAGGAGATCTCAATTGGAAAATATAACGATAAATTCCGATGAAGGAGATAGCCTGAAACTTCACCTATATAACACGGATAAATTCAAGACCATAAGTCTGATGTTGACAATGAGAGCACCCCTGGATAAGCAATCCATCACTTCGAGAGCTTTAATTCCCCAGATTCTCACCGGAGGCTCAATGAAATACCCGACTCGCAAGCAATTACAACAGAAGTTGGATGAGATGTACGGGGCAGAGCTTTCTTGGGACACATACAAAAAGGGAGAGGATCATTGTATTTCCTTAAAAATGGAAATCTCAGCAGAACAATTTCTGAATGATAGCGATTCCTTATTGCATTCCTCCCTGCTTCTATTACACGAAATGATCTATAACCCTTTAATCGAGGATGGAGCGTTTCATCCACAGATTGTTGAACGGGAAAAACAGTTTTTAAAACAGCGCATGGATTCGATGTTCAATGATAAGGTGTTGTACGCCCATGTTCGTCTGGTGGAAGAGATGTTTGAAGACGAGGCGTATGCCAGTCCGCCGTATGGTAGAAGGGAAGAGATAAATTCTCTCCATGCGCAATCCGTATTCCAAGTCTATAATGACATGCTTCGAAATGATCGCTTTGATTTATTCATCGTTGGAGCTTTTAACGAGAGAGATGTCAGAGTCATGGTCAATGAAGTATTTTGTGAAAAGTATAATAATATCTCTTTAAATAGAAATTCTTCAATTAGATCCAAAGTAGATGCGGTGAAAGTGGTACAGGATCATCTGGAGGTCAAGCAAGGAACGCTCCTTTTGGGATATAGAATGTCTACAACCATACAAGATGAGCATTACGAGGCGGCAAGAGTAGCAAATGCTGTTTTCGGAAGGTTTCCATCCTCCAAGTTATTTCGTGCGATACGCGAAAGAGAAGGTCTTGCTTATTATGCTCACTCCCAGATTCAAAGCAGCAAAGGCTTGCTTGTAGCGATGGCAGGAATTGATTTTGAACATTATGAACGTGTGATCGAACTAATGAGAGATCAAGAATACGCGATGAAAAAGGGCGATTTTACGGAAGCCGAAATGGAACAAGGTAAAGCACTGCTGATCAACTTATTGTTAGAAGCACATGATTCCCCTGAAGGCATTATGGATATCTTTATTCAAGCTGTGGATAGCGGATTTTCTGCTGCGATTCAAGACCATATTAAAAGAATCAGCTCAGTAACCAAAGAAGATGTCGTTAACGCCGTGAATAAGTGGGAGCTGGATACAATCTACTTCTTGAATAGAAAGGAGTAAACGCTTTGGAAGCTATCCAATATAATATACTGGAAGAAACAATATACTTTGAGAAGCTGAACAATGGTCTTGAAGTTTACATACTTCCTAAGAAAGATTTTCATAAAACAGCTGCAGCACTCACTGTTAAATTTGGATCTGTAGATAAGAATTTCGTTTTATCAGGAGAAGATTCTATTACACTGCCAGACGGGCTGGCTCATTTTCTGGAACATAAAATGTTTGATTGTAAGGATTGGAATGTGTTTGACAGGTTTGCCCGGCTGGGAGTAAATGTCAACGCTTTCACGAGCTTTACTCGTACAGCTTATACAATATCGGCAGCTTCCAGCGTCCATGAAAGTCTTGAAACTTTGCTGGATTTTGTCCAAGAGCCTTACTTTACGGATGAAGCCGTAGAAAAGGAAAAAGGAATCATAGAACAGGAAATAAAAATGTACGACGATAATCCAGGCTGGCGTGCTCAATTCGGAGTTTTAGACAATTTATACACAAGCCATCCAGTAAAAATTGATTTGGCCGGGACAGCAGCATCCATTCGAAGTATTACCAAAGAGGATTTATACACGTGTTACCAGACATTTTACCATCCTGGCAATATGCTGCTTTTCGTTGTTGGGCCTGTAAGTCCTGAAGAAACGATGGAGCTTATTCGACAAAATCAAGAGCATAAGAACTTTCCGCAAAAGGTAGAGGCCAGCTGTATTTTCGCTGACGAAGATCGCGGCGTGAATCGAAGCTCCAGCGTAATGCGGATGCCGGTCCCTATTCCCCAAGTATTAGTAGGATACAAAGAAACAAAACCGTTACGACGAGGGCGGGAACTGCTTAAGTATGAGTTAGCTGTGAATGTATTGTTGGAGTTAATGTTTGGCATCAGTTCAGAGGCATACAATACAATGTATAACCTCGGCTATGTGGACAGTTCATTTCATTTCGAATATACAAGCGAGAAAAATTTCGGATTTACAATCATAGGTGGGAACAGCTGCGAACCGGAAAAAGTAATATCCTGTATAAACGAAACGATACAGCGGTTTAAAACGGAATCCATCCCTGAAGAAGATGCAGAGCGTGTGATCAAAAAAGAAATTGGCCGTTTTCTAAGTTCCATTAACTCCCTGCAATTTATTGCAAATCAGTTTACACGTTATCGCTCTAACGATACCGATTTATTTGACGTATTACCTGCACTGGAGCAGTTAACTCAATCTGATCTTGAAGATGTACTGCACTTGCATTTTTCTGATGAATCCAAAACAACGCTAGTTGTCAAAGATTACTGAACATGCAGAAAAACAGGAGTGAAAACATGACTAATCTTCTGGAGATTAAAAATATCAGGAAATCATATGGAGCCAAGGAGGCATTAAAAGATGTTTCTTTCAATGTTCCTCCTGGATCTATCGTTGGTTTCATTGGTGATAACGGTGCCGGTAAATCAACAACGTTCAAAATAGTACTGGGCCTTATTTCTAACGATGCCGGTACAGTTCAGTTGTTTGGCCAGAAAAATATGAATAAAAATCCTCAGATCAAGGAGAAGATTGGAGTTGTATTTGATGCAGCCAATCTTCCAGCCCATCTGACCATCAAGCAGTTAAATAACGTGTTTGGACATTTGTTCAAAAACTGGGACGAGAATAACTTTCAACGTTTAGTCCGTACTTTCTCGCTGCCTATGGATAAAAAAGTAAATGAGTTCTCACGTGGAATGTCGATGAAGCTGTCTGTAGCGGTTGCCTTATCACATCATGCTGAGCTGTTGATTCTCGATGAAGCGACGGGAGGACTTGACCCTTCATCAAGAGAAGAAATGTTAAATGAGTTAAAAAGCTTTGTAAGTGATGGCAGAGGGGGAATCGTACTTTCCTCACATATCATGAGTGATATCGAGAAAATAGCAAGTCATCTTGTCATTATAAAGGAGGGCGAGATCTTGCTGAATGAAGAGAAGGAAAAGGTCTTTGAAAAATATGCGATTGTCGACCTCGCTGGAGAACAGCTTGACTTACTTCATCCGGAAATTGTGGTGGCCAAGAGAAGTTGCGATTCTTATTATAATGTACTTGTATCAGATAAAAAACAATTACCAGAAGGTATGGTGACTAGACCAATCTCTATGGATGAGATCAGTTTATTATTAACAAGGAGTCATGAATAAATGAAAGGTTTATTAATGACAAGTTATTACTTGGTATATCGGAGTTCACTGTGGTACACAGGTCTGGCTATTTTGCTGTCGGTCATCATTCTAACGTACGCAGATGATTCCATGCACCGTTTGGCTGCCATGTTAAATATTTTGCTCATCGTCATGTCTGCACTCGATGTCATTAAATTTGAGGGAAAGTCAGGATATGATAAATATGTCCTTACCTTACCTGTGAGTAGAAGCCATGTCGTTCAAAGTCACTACCTATTCTATTTTCTAGTCGTCATTTATGGTGTTCTGTTATCTTTCGCTATCTTTTATGTCTATAGTCTTGTGTCAGGTACGGAGATATACAATATGTTCCATGCTATCTTTTTTGGCACTTTTGCAGTTCTCATAACCGGCGGTATCAATTTCCCTCTCTATTATATTTTTGGACCGGAAAAGTCAGATTCCATTACGTTGGGAAGTGTTGGCGGAGCAATTTTAATTACGATCGTTTCACAAGGTATTGTTGGCGGATTGGCCACGAGCCTGAATGCCAATGATCCTGACCAATTTGTTCCTATCATTTATTTATTATTTGGTTTACTTGTCTATATAATATCTTTATGTGTCTCTATGTTTATCTATCAGAAAAAAGAGTTTTGATAAGGGGATGTCTTCAGCGACAATAAGGTCAAGTGTTCTATCTAACTTGGCCCAGTGAATATAATTCTTATAACAATGTAAATTAGATATCTGATAGGGTGGATACTTAATTTTAGGAGGGAATGGAATGGAAGGGAACATGCTGTACAACCTGTATCTAAAACCGAATTCGGAATACTACGGGAAGTCGGAAAACAGCGAAGAAAAGATGCACATCTATGAGCTGAGTGACCTTCCTGACCCTTACGTTGTAATATCAGCAAACGAATCGGTTTGGAAACACTATCATGTTAAGGATTCACCTCTTCCTGATCAGGGATGGAAAATTCATGTCTCTGCATTATTCGAAGAATCAAAACGTTTATTAGAAAAGGTTTCGAAAATATGTATAGATGAACGGGTTGAATTCAAACACCTTAAGGATAAACAAAGCTTTATCAAGATGAATTCGAAAAACGCGAACCGAGCATCTTCAGGCAAATTCATAACGGTATACCCTGTGAATAATGATGAGTTCGTAAAGCTGCTGGATATGATCTCTTTTGCAACCTCAGGCTTCCAAAAAGGACCTTATATTCTGAGTGATAAACGGTGGAAAGATAGTAACGTGTTTTACAGGTACGGCGGTTTCAGGAGTATTTTTAATGAATATGGGGAGCATTGTATCAAAGATGATCAAGGTCGATTAATTAAAGACGAGAGAACCCCGTATTATCAGGTGCCTGATTTCGTCAAAGGTTTTGACGATTACCTTAATACAATAAATATATCAAAGGACTCGGATGATGCAGATTCCAGTGGTGACAGCAGCCTGGAACGGTATGAGATTGAAGCCGCACTGAGCTATAGTAATGCGGGCGGGGTATACGGTGCGACTCGTAAGCAGGACAATCTGAAAGTAATCATTAAGGAAGCCAGACCTAATGCAGGTCTGGATGGTGCAGCTCGGGATTCATTGTCCAGACAAACCAAGGAATACGAGGCGCTGAAGAAACTTAAAGATCTACCTGGAGTCGTAGAGCTAATCGAATATTTTCAAGAGTGGGAGCATTTCTTTTTGGTGGAAGAATTCATTGAGGGGGGAGATTTAAGGCAGTGGCTTGCTAAATATTTCCCGTTCTTTAGGGATCATGAAGACCTGAACATACATGCTGAACATGTCAAAAAGATACTGCTTCAATTATTTGCGTTAATCGAAGAGATGCATCATAAAGATATTGCTATGGGAGACTTCCAACCGGCCAACATTATGGTGATGGAGGATCTGACTGTAAAACTGATCGATTTTGAAACAGCTATGCCTGTAAATTCGGATGAAAAGCCTAGTATGATGACAATCGGATTTGCTTCACAAGAGATAAAAATCAGTGGTGCGCGAGATTGGTTTGGCTTAAAAAAATTGACAAGATATTTGGCTCTTCCAATTTTATCTTCCGAAGTTTTAGATACGTATTTACAGCATAACCACTTTCGGTGGATTAAAGAGCTGTATGATGATTCGTTTTATCAATTCATTGTAGACCTGCAGGGGAAGTGCGATCTTAAGATCCAGGAGTACCAGTCATATGTACCTGAAGCCATTAAAATGAATGAACAAACCATTGATCTGGATCTATCTTCAATTACAGCGAATTTAATTAAAGGTATGCAGCACAATTTAACGAATGATGAGCGATTCATTAACGGTGATATTCGTCAGTTTGAGATGAATGGAGGCAAATATAACTTTTTGACAGGAGGAAGCGGCGCTGCCTATGTTCTCACGAGAAATAAGGTCAGTTCAGTAGAAGTGAACCAATGGATTCAAGATTTCTTGCTGAAACATCTGAATCACATGGATGGGAACGGTCTGATAACAGGGAAAACGGGAGTCCTGGCCTTATTGTACGAAACGGGATATCAGGATGTTGTTTTACAAGAATTGAAGATGATGAGACGGAATATGAACGAAACCAATATCTCTTTACGCTCAGGTCTTTCAGGAATAGGTCTGTTTGTTGTCAGCTTATTTTTTGAAACAGAAGATTATGAATATGTGAAGTACGCTAAGGAAATAGAAGAATTAATAGAGAAGAACCTGGATCACGAAGGAAAGTTAAGTACCAATGACTGGATGGCTGTAGAAATCGGTGTAATAGATGGTTTATCAGGTGTGTCACTCTTCTATTCCGCCATGTATTCGGCAACGAGGGATACTTCATATTTGGACAAGGCAAAGCAGCTCATATCTGAAGATCTGAAGAAAACAATTATGGATGAATCTACCGGCTCAATCCAAACGGTGGATGAGAGAAATCGACAACTGCCCTATCTCTCCGGAGGATCGATAGGTATCGGCATATGCATATGGTTTCTCAATCATGTGAGTGGACAAGATTTTTTCAAAAGTGAAATGAAGGCGGTTTCAAAATTGTCGCGTATATGTTCTACCATCAGTGGAGGGTTATTTGATGGGGCGGGCAGCTTTCTCTTACTGCCTTCTATGGTGGAGCAGGGACAGGAACGTGAACAAATGGAACAAGAGGTTTTGAATCTACTGAATCTATTTTTAATAGATAAACGGGAATATTATGTTTATCCCGGTCAGTTTTCTTATCGATTAGCGGATGATGTGTATTCAGGCAGCTCGGGAATCATATTGGCCTTGATGGGCATCGTCAAAAATAATCCGCTGTATTGGCTTCCGTTGATCCATTCAGATCAATTTGCCGCAAAAACCAAAGCTGGTTCTGTACTAACAGCCAACTAAGCCGTTTTATAAACAAGACATGTGCTGCATACACAGGATTTCTAATCGCAGGAAAGGAGGTGAAATCTATGAATAAAGTATTGGAATTGCAAAAATTAGCAAACAAAGAGGGAAAAGGTAAGGCAGCAGAAGCTACCGTAACTGTAGTTACCGTTACTGTTTTTCTGTCAACAGTAAGCAACCACTGCTAACTTGAAATTCCAGTTAGTGCATAAAGTCCGCATTGATAAATTGCTGTAATAAGGTAATGAAGTGCACTTTACTTGCTGCTTAGCTGAGATACGCAGCTGCTTCTTCAGCTAAGCAGCAATCCCTCTTCTGTATAGACCACTCAATCAAATTCAACAGAAGGAGAGACCATAATGGAAAAATTATTAGAAATGGCGAAAATTCCCGAGCCATTTGAGGAAGGATCAGTACAAATCTGGCTTGACTCTAGCCGTGATGACCTAGTTTTGAAAGCTCATTTTGATGAAAATATTCCTGGTGGCAGTAAGAATAATGAATTTATTAATGAAACCGTTGATTTCATTCATACTATTGCTCCTCTAGATCAGTATACCAAAATTGTTGATCTTGGTTGTGGCCCAGGCCTGTATGCTCAAAAATTAGCGATGAGAGGTTATAAGGTCGTTGGTGTCGATTTCAATAAAAAGTCAATTGAGTATGCAAAGCGGGAAGCCGCAAAAGAAGGTTTATCCGTTGAATACAGAAACGAGGACATCACAAGCATTGAACTCGAGAATGAATTCGACATGGCTCTATTGATCTATGAAGTTTACAGCTTTTTTAGCCCGGAAAATAGAAAAAAAATACTTAACAATATCCACCGAGGTTTAAAACCCGGGGGATTAATTCTACTGGATGTATTATCAGAATACAGCTATAACAAATTTGAAACTCAACTGATGTGGGGACTGACCCGAAAAGATAACCCCTTCTCAGAGAAGAAACATTTGTCCTTATATGCTTCTGTGAAATATCCTGATTATGTGACTTTATCAAAAAATGTTTTGGTTTTTGGAGATGGTGAGTTGGTAAACTATCATTACTGGAATCAACATTTTACGGTACAGAGCCTGGAAAAAGAAATGAACGATGCCGGATTTACGCTTGAAAAAGTATACGCAGATGTGAATGGTGGAGAGTACCAATCGGACCGGGACTCTTTCGCGGTTCTTCTCAAGAAAAATTGAAAACTTGATTGCATCGCCTGCAATCCTTACATATGACCAAACATGATTTCCTCTTCTCTCACCTATATGATTGTTTATTGAAAATCATACGGTATGTTAATATAAAATTAATATAAAGGATTAGATTTAGTAAGAAACATGCCGAATGAAAAGAGGAATAGTCTATGGAAAAGACATATTGGCTCACTAATGTCATTTTGGAACAAGGATATATTCGTGAGGGAACAGAAGTAACAGGAACAAAAACTGGGCCTGCCCATCTTCGTATTGAAAATGGAGTAATTGCTGCCGTTGTGGATGGGGGCGAGCAGCCAACGGATCATTTACCACAGGTGGATGGTAAAGGGCTGCTTCTGCTTCCCTCGTTTGAAGAAGCACATATTCATCTGGATAAAACCTATTATGATGGACCGTGGAGAGCGGTTAGACGAATCTCCAGCATCTTTGAACGCATTGAGGAA harbors:
- a CDS encoding ABC-2 transporter permease; this encodes MKGLLMTSYYLVYRSSLWYTGLAILLSVIILTYADDSMHRLAAMLNILLIVMSALDVIKFEGKSGYDKYVLTLPVSRSHVVQSHYLFYFLVVIYGVLLSFAIFYVYSLVSGTEIYNMFHAIFFGTFAVLITGGINFPLYYIFGPEKSDSITLGSVGGAILITIVSQGIVGGLATSLNANDPDQFVPIIYLLFGLLVYIISLCVSMFIYQKKEF
- a CDS encoding ABC transporter ATP-binding protein, with translation MTNLLEIKNIRKSYGAKEALKDVSFNVPPGSIVGFIGDNGAGKSTTFKIVLGLISNDAGTVQLFGQKNMNKNPQIKEKIGVVFDAANLPAHLTIKQLNNVFGHLFKNWDENNFQRLVRTFSLPMDKKVNEFSRGMSMKLSVAVALSHHAELLILDEATGGLDPSSREEMLNELKSFVSDGRGGIVLSSHIMSDIEKIASHLVIIKEGEILLNEEKEKVFEKYAIVDLAGEQLDLLHPEIVVAKRSCDSYYNVLVSDKKQLPEGMVTRPISMDEISLLLTRSHE
- a CDS encoding class III lanthipeptide; translation: MNKVLELQKLANKEGKGKAAEATVTVVTVTVFLSTVSNHC
- a CDS encoding methyltransferase domain-containing protein, whose amino-acid sequence is MEKLLEMAKIPEPFEEGSVQIWLDSSRDDLVLKAHFDENIPGGSKNNEFINETVDFIHTIAPLDQYTKIVDLGCGPGLYAQKLAMRGYKVVGVDFNKKSIEYAKREAAKEGLSVEYRNEDITSIELENEFDMALLIYEVYSFFSPENRKKILNNIHRGLKPGGLILLDVLSEYSYNKFETQLMWGLTRKDNPFSEKKHLSLYASVKYPDYVTLSKNVLVFGDGELVNYHYWNQHFTVQSLEKEMNDAGFTLEKVYADVNGGEYQSDRDSFAVLLKKN
- the lanKC gene encoding class III lanthionine synthetase LanKC, encoding MEGNMLYNLYLKPNSEYYGKSENSEEKMHIYELSDLPDPYVVISANESVWKHYHVKDSPLPDQGWKIHVSALFEESKRLLEKVSKICIDERVEFKHLKDKQSFIKMNSKNANRASSGKFITVYPVNNDEFVKLLDMISFATSGFQKGPYILSDKRWKDSNVFYRYGGFRSIFNEYGEHCIKDDQGRLIKDERTPYYQVPDFVKGFDDYLNTINISKDSDDADSSGDSSLERYEIEAALSYSNAGGVYGATRKQDNLKVIIKEARPNAGLDGAARDSLSRQTKEYEALKKLKDLPGVVELIEYFQEWEHFFLVEEFIEGGDLRQWLAKYFPFFRDHEDLNIHAEHVKKILLQLFALIEEMHHKDIAMGDFQPANIMVMEDLTVKLIDFETAMPVNSDEKPSMMTIGFASQEIKISGARDWFGLKKLTRYLALPILSSEVLDTYLQHNHFRWIKELYDDSFYQFIVDLQGKCDLKIQEYQSYVPEAIKMNEQTIDLDLSSITANLIKGMQHNLTNDERFINGDIRQFEMNGGKYNFLTGGSGAAYVLTRNKVSSVEVNQWIQDFLLKHLNHMDGNGLITGKTGVLALLYETGYQDVVLQELKMMRRNMNETNISLRSGLSGIGLFVVSLFFETEDYEYVKYAKEIEELIEKNLDHEGKLSTNDWMAVEIGVIDGLSGVSLFYSAMYSATRDTSYLDKAKQLISEDLKKTIMDESTGSIQTVDERNRQLPYLSGGSIGIGICIWFLNHVSGQDFFKSEMKAVSKLSRICSTISGGLFDGAGSFLLLPSMVEQGQEREQMEQEVLNLLNLFLIDKREYYVYPGQFSYRLADDVYSGSSGIILALMGIVKNNPLYWLPLIHSDQFAAKTKAGSVLTAN
- a CDS encoding pitrilysin family protein; the protein is MEAIQYNILEETIYFEKLNNGLEVYILPKKDFHKTAAALTVKFGSVDKNFVLSGEDSITLPDGLAHFLEHKMFDCKDWNVFDRFARLGVNVNAFTSFTRTAYTISAASSVHESLETLLDFVQEPYFTDEAVEKEKGIIEQEIKMYDDNPGWRAQFGVLDNLYTSHPVKIDLAGTAASIRSITKEDLYTCYQTFYHPGNMLLFVVGPVSPEETMELIRQNQEHKNFPQKVEASCIFADEDRGVNRSSSVMRMPVPIPQVLVGYKETKPLRRGRELLKYELAVNVLLELMFGISSEAYNTMYNLGYVDSSFHFEYTSEKNFGFTIIGGNSCEPEKVISCINETIQRFKTESIPEEDAERVIKKEIGRFLSSINSLQFIANQFTRYRSNDTDLFDVLPALEQLTQSDLEDVLHLHFSDESKTTLVVKDY